A segment of the Populus nigra chromosome 12, ddPopNigr1.1, whole genome shotgun sequence genome:
AGTTTTTCTCATTTAGTCCTTTGACATGTATGTACAGGTATATCCTTGTCCAAAAGGCTCTGTAAGGCATAGGGAAATAGTCAGAAAAATTGGTGGTAAAGAGCAGTATGTGATTCCTTCAGtaagattttatattatgtatttgtGCTTTATGTGAATTTGTGATAAGCTGTATTGCTGTCGCATTAAGTCACAATGGGTCTCTGGACTTTTTTGATCCTTTGTCTGGAGTCGTGGTTATTCATATCAATGCCAGGAATGCAAAAATTAAGTACATACCACATATTTAACATGCCATTTGGTGGAAGGTTGCCTTTTCATGgggttgattttcttattctctaTTTCTAACTTGTGTTATTGAAGCTCAGGCATGAAGCTTATTTGTTTGAATCTTGCTCTGTTTGCattatttccttcttctttttttgcttcTAATTGCTTTAGTCACTACATTTTTCCATGCAggtttccttttcttgttgaCCCAAACACTGGTGTTTCAATTTATGAAAGTGGTAAGTGATGAAGCATCATTTTGTGCAAGTTATGGGGCCTAGATTAATAATTACTAAATAGTTGGTCTTCCAAGTATTGTTGCTTCTCCAATTGCCAATGCTAAATAGTTGGCCTCAATGATgcatgacaataaaaaaaaagtgattaattATGGGAACAAAGCCTACCTCTCCCTGTATTTCAATCTGTGGtttatcaattaatttgttGCAAACTATAGGTCTCTTTGGTCAGCAAGATTAAAAATTTACACATTAATATTTAAGTGAACTCGTTTCCTCTCCTGGGGATTGCATAAAGAGGAATTATCATCGTGTATGCTAGGGCTGTGAAGTAGGATAACAGGCAGCCCAGAGATCTAAAGATCCCATGTAGAGTGGTTTTGTAACTATTGGCTATGCCTCATGCATTAACTGAATTTTTGTTCGAAGGTCCATCTAATAGGTTTTTCGGTATAGTAGTTCTGGAAATAGATATTCCTTTAAGAAGTCTGGCCAGTATGTTACGAGAGTCCTATTTGCATTACCTTTTACATGATTACTCCTTCAACTGTGGTAAATTCTTTGCATAGAATAGGTGCAATCATCTAAAAGATGATCAGGTTTCTGCTTAAAATGCTGATGTTATTGACCATCGTATCTTTTACTTTTTGGGTTTGTTTGGAGTTTGAATAAATTGCTTAGGAATTGAGAAGGAAACATAATTAATGGATTTAGTATGTATATCTAATAGATCCTTCTTtcctttcccttttgttttgttttgtttgtcttttttttcctgttaaagtttcttttgtgtttttgggctctaaaatgcaaaaatctttgggcagggaaaaaaaaaagatatgaaattaATCTTCTCACCATTGTCATTGGTTATGAGCACTGAATGCATGTAATAAAATTTGTGAGGGGACGTAACACGAACCTGGTGGTGTTATCAACGTCATTGTTGGGAGAATGTTAATATTTTCACAGCCTAGTTGTATGACACATTATTTTCATACTCGTTTTGATAGGTGACATTGTGAAATACTTATTTCAGCAATATGGTAAAGGTAGAAGTCCCTCAATGGGTCTTTTGGAAAGGTAATGATCTCCAAAATTAGTGAATTGGTCATGGTTCTGATCTCTTTTCCCTTGTCTAACTTGGCTATTCTCTCTAGCACATTGTTTACAGGATGGATGCCAACAATTCTTCGAGCAGGTAGAGGAATGACCTTGTGGGAAAAGGCCAGACTAGATCCACCATCCAAGAAGCTGGAACTTTTCTCATTCGAGAACAATCCGGTAAGCAAATGGTTTTGAATTCACTGTTGACATATGACCGAGTACTGAAACTGACATTGCGGTAACTGGTATCTTGAAACACTAGTTCCCTGTTCTTGAGTTTGAGACGGCAAGTGCTAGGACCTATTCGgttcatattttaaaacttggttTCCTGAAGCATGATGAACTCTTCATGGatttcaaaactcaaaagaaatttaaatctaGTGATTATCAAACTTGATTCAGAACCCTAGCAGTTTCAGATTGCGTTGTTGATTGAAGCTCCATTAAGAACTGTGTTTTtgacagaaagaaaaaattaatttactaagGAAAGGTAACGAGGAGAAGTTATCATGAAATTAGAGCAATATTATTCCAAAAACATTTTCTTGACCTTTGTTCGTATACTTAAATTAAGAGCTACATTCCTGCTCCCAATTTTGCTATCATGAGATGACAGTTTTATGGATTAACTTTCCAAGTTTTGCAACTATCAGATGGATAATTGGGCCAAAATTAATTCTCAAAAGCACATGTTGTAATATACAGTATACTCacattttttaccttttaatacCCGGCCAAAATAAGCAAGAATTTTGCATCAATTTTGTGCTGTATATAATATGTTATCTTCCTGACTTTTCCTTCTTTATAGTATGCAAGACTTGTGCGTGAGGCACTATGTGAATTGGAGCTTCCATATATCCTTCAAAATGTCGGGACAGGGTCTCAGCGAACAAAGTTACTAGTTGATGCATCTGGATTCCAAGAGGTCAGCTTCAGCCTTTGCAGAATATCTACgttatttacaattttttttagtcagtcagtctctgttttttgtttgtctAGAAATGTATTTTTATGCTTGCCATAATGCTGCATCATATGCCTGCTGCCTGCATTAGTTAATGATTGCAGTGCCCTACAACACGCTCAAGGCTCTTGAACCTAACTTGGAAGCAGTGCTTACTGCTTACCTCCTGGCATAGCCATTATAAGTGCTTCCCATGCATGATCTATTGAGTATTTGCCTCTGCCATGAAAAGATTACTAACAAAAAGTATTCATTTATCTTTCTTTGCATATATTATTTGGGACCGGGCAATAAATACACAAATTTTCTTTCCCCTTTGTATAAAACAGGTGCCATACTTGATTGACCCAAACACCGGTGCGGAAATCGGTGACTATAAGAAGATACTGGCTTATTTGTTCCAAACATATTCAGCAGCAGCAACATAGTTTCAAGTTCAACACCAGAGTCCTGAATGTGAGAAAGAGGAGCTTTTTCACAATTGACAAGCCAGTGTTGCTGCGCATGTGTTGACGAAACAAAATCAGCTACAAAGAAGTTACATGGATAGAACGAGACCCACAAACTTATTGTACGGAGATGAGAGAGAGATCATGTTCTTCCGCTTCAATTTTGTGCTGAATATGCAAGGTAGATGGGACCAACAAACGAGTAGAACCCATTGAACTTGGTTCCAGCAGAGGTTGTATATGCACCCATGTAGTAGTATAAGATGATCAAATCGTTCACTTGCAGCTCTGGCATCTGCTCATCACTTGTCGAAACATCATGTGAATCACAACTTGGTTTAAACAACATAAAGATCGATCCTAGGCTGGAAGGTTAGATGAATCCATAATCAATCCAATACTCCTCTCTCACTGGTTTGCCAAACGCATTAGTCAGGCACTAGAACGAACACAATTTCAGCGAAGTACCATCATGCTACACATTGACCCTTTGGGTTCCACACATAAGGGCGAGACAGTGTTAAGAAATCTCAAGAAGTAAGGATCGAAGTGTAGAAGTTTCTAAACTATAGGGTCAAATATATACTTTGGTCGTGTCCCCCCACCTCACCACCTTGGTTGTATCCTCCGCCCAACACAGCACcaaatccatatatatatacacataatcGTAGTCAAATCAAAACCACTCAAACTCAAACACTTCTTTCGTCAACCAAACCCTAACAGAGCGTCCAATGGCCGCCTCGATCTCCATTTCCAGACTCATCCTCTCCTCTCCAACCCAAATATCCACCACCGCTGCCACCGCCAAATCTTTCCTCTCATCTCTTCCACTCAAACCCAACCGCCTACCCAAGCCCCTGAGAACCACCACCAGAAAATTCTCCACTATCTCCGCTACCATTTCTGTCGGGGACAAACTCCCAGAAGCCACCCTCTCCTACTTTGACTCGGAAGGAGAGCTCCAAACTACCACAATCTCCTCCCTAACATCCGGGAAAAAATCAATCCTTTTCGCTGTCCCGGGCGCCTTCACCCCAACATGCTCCCAGAAACACCTTCCAGGTTTCGTGGAGAAATCGGCAGAGCTAAAGTCAAAAGGGGTAGACACAATCGCGTGTATATCAGTGAACGACGCGTTTGTGATGAAAGCATGGAAGGAGGATTTGGGGATAAAAGATGATGGAGTGCTGCTTTTGTCTGATGGGAATGGGGATTTTACAAAGGCAATAGGGTGTGAGTTGGATTTGAGTGACAAGCCAGTTGGGCTAGGAGTGAGGTCAAGGAGGTATGCGTTGTTGGCTGAAGATGGGGTTGTCAAGGTTCTTAATTTGGAGGAAGGTGGAGCTTTTACTTCCAGTGGAGCTGAGGATATGCTCAAGGCTCTCTGAATCTTCTTTTGCTTTCGGGTTCCTCTCttgtcaataaataataaaaactcgaATCCCTGTGCTGTGTTGTGCTCTGTTTTGATGTGGAGAATCCTCTGTTTCCATATTTGAAATGTGATGGGATCAAGTGCATCTTCTACCTCTGATCAGCTTGATTAAGTGCATCTTTTCATAAGATTGGAACTCAACTGTTGGAAtgcaaacattttttaattacacACCATGCCATTTGGAGGAAGAttgcctctcttttttccaTGGGGTTTCGTTTCTAACCTTTGCATCATTGAAGCTCAAGCGTGAAGCTTGCTGGTTTTGGGTCCTGCTCTGTtgcatttcttatttcctcttTTTGTGCCTTTAATTGCATAGACGCTAGCGCAAACACTCGTGTTTCAAtttcaagaaattcaaaatttgaacaaataatgttttgatcGCACTGCTAAACACCTTCGGTGGTTGATAATCAGTAGTCTTTTTTACTTCGTAAACatcatcaaaatccaaattGGATCCATGGAATAAACCTTTACTGAAGATTTTATAAAAGtacagaaaaaaccaaaaaaaaaattatgaactccAAAGAAAAGATCATCTAGCATAACACGAACAGGGTCAGCAAAACTTTGTTTATAGAGCAGATTCATGGTGATGATAAAGCACATAACGAGCAACATTGTTAAGAGCAGAAAAACATTAACAAGCTCAACTCTCTTGTTCTTGATGATGAGTGAACTCCTGCTACAGCCACAAGATTTTGCTACAACAACATTCCACTGCATTACTCTGATCTCTCGTAGATAATGAAATTTATGCCATTACTTGACTATAACAAATTATGCATTGTGCACATTAAATTCTCAACAtctctgcattttttttttcacttttgagaTAAGCTTTTCCTTTATAATTGTAAATCCTCAACATCTCTGCAcagtaaattttttcttttaatttctgtaacattttaacatataataattaagtccttaattagTGTCTTTATAATACATTAATACCTGTTAACTTAAAAGGGTAtatcttgtaattaatttttttttacaaaaacctAGAGAAAGAGAAGGTTTTACTATACCCCTGATTTAatagttatttgaaaaaattaccgTTAGCctaaaaattgatcttttcACCGtgatagaattatttttaacaatttatgcAAGGTTAAggtagtaaattttttttttaggtaataTTACTAATTTGAccctagaataaaaaaaatagatcgcCCTTTCAATCAAGggtgttattatttttttaatttttttttcaaaatagtaaaattactttgttatttttaaaaacaaaatcaacataaCTTTCTCAAAAAAAGGTTTTGTTGTCATTTTACATTCATTTTATTGTCAATGTAAATGCTACTTAGAGGCATTATTGTATTTgatcatataataaatattattttaaaaaacgtGCTATTGCGTGTTGAGTGGGAGGCCCCCGCGCCCATAGTTTTCAGACTCAGCCCGGTCCAAGGCCCGGGTTTatggttttgaccgggtcaccgGATCGcctgggttaattttttttttaaaatcaaaacgacgtcgttttagtaaaaaaaaagtcaacgggttgtaACCGGGTTTTTTGACCGAGTCAACCTGCCAGGTCACACCGATTTttccttcctctattttttcttcaacccggccTGATACCAGCCCCGGGTCAACCGGGTCTCGGGTCTACCTAtcgggccgggccgggtttcaaaactatgcccGCGCCTTTTAGATAACATGTCCAAGACCTTTTAGTCACCAAACACTACCTTTCACAGCCGCGTTTGAAAGGTCTTCACGCTCCCTCCATGATGGGGTTGTGTTTGCACCAAAATCGCCTCTAGTTTGACACtagaatctttttttctttttcttcttcttcttgtctcCCTCCTCCTTGAATTTCATGTCAAACCCTTCAAGATTTCAGACAaacccctttaattttttttccttcacattTGATATTCCTCCtttaattttacattgaaaaaaacatttagttgGCCCGCATCAGAGTGCGGGCCACAAATCTAGTATGTGACTAAGGTcgtgtttgaaattgtgatgcatgatacttttcaaaaaaaatttctcacttgaaaatatattaaaaaaatattttttatatattttttatatttttaatattagcacatcaaaacgataaaaaaaaactcctaaaaaattattttgaggcttttaaaaaaatcattttttttaaaaaccaacccCACCTCAAAACGATGCCTAAGATCTCAAGTTTTGAAGGTTCTATGCATCCATCCTTTCTTGTTGGACTAAGGCTgtatttgtttcttaaaaagtagtttttgaaaaatcactctccaaacttttctgtgtttatttgtcaatagaaaagttggtcaatggaaaacactttccggtcaaaggaaaatttggcttgatatccagaaaagtgttttccttttattttgggcgaaAAAACTTTCTGGAAGTTATGAAAAACtcagaaatatcatattatttgctgattttatcaaatttgatcctcacaCTTTcgatttctatatatatatatatatatatatatatatatatatatatatattgttttgaatatatatttttcagtttcatcccttaaaatttaatttttatattaactttggtcctcatttttataattgttatttgcttttcccttatgattttttttattgaaattttttatctattaaatttggtcctcattcttttgattgttgcttattttatttgaaataatttatgaaatatttattattattattttaatttcttcatcttttattttttttattttttagatttgatctctattatttttactattatttgagataatttatgaaattttttttttcaatttcattctcattcaactttttaatttgtaagatgtgttcctctttattttaataaacttgagaaaaataaaatattaataagttattttccagctcatttttataacataaccaaacactagaaagtgttttccaacttattttttattatatcaaacatcaaaaaataatttatttttccgaaattcactttcccgaaattcatttttcaaaatagaattACTTTCCAGTAAATAACCGGGCCTAACCGGGCCTaagttgaataataattttaagaatcaCGCAGAATTTCTAAGAATAACACTCGTTTTGGACAAGCTTGGGCAGATGATCGTTTGTtgttgaaattgaaagtttaaggACGTGTTTGAAAAGACTTGGAGTACTGGATTTGGTACGTGAGAAATGGTTAACAATTGGGATCGGGAATATTATTGGACCAGGCCTAAAGCGGCCTCTTATTTAAATATGGGCTGGATTGTTTTGCTTTAAGTTGGGCTCAAAAAGCCCAGtataaaaagggaaagaaagcgGCCTTTTGGGACCTTTTCTCGCTCTTTCCCCCCTTCATTTATTATCTTCTgaatttagttattttcttttctttttttttggctccTGATTAACTCCTACGAGTTTTGAATTGAACAGTGGAAGGTAGTCTGTCCCAATTTCTATATTCCCACAAATGTTTCCATGGATGTAAGCTTGAAACCTTCAAAGAAAAATTCCAAATGTTTTACTTAGCGTCTCTTTCAAGAATGattatagtttttgtttgagggaatattcaataattttttttaaaaaaatatattggaggGCTAAGTTCTAACTCCTAGAGTGGGAGATGTTGACCTCTGAACCTTATTATTCTAGTGGAAAGAGAGATGGTAAGtgcacattaaaaatattttaatttttttttcttacctcaaattattttttatatttttaaattgttttaatattctaatatcaaagataattttttaaaaataaaaaaatattattttaatatatttttaaataaaaaatcaattaaaaaaataaataatataattatcagGTACATTACGCCTTTACACACCTTTACTATATATGCTATATGTTATCAGGATGAGTCAAAAATACCAATTTtgatgaaatataatttaaataaataaataaaagctctACGAAAATTCAAATAGAATTGGACAAATTAAATATGGCTGGAGGGTGCATAAAACACAGAGTTAAATCTttataagttaatatttttatattcatgaaaatttattaattaatcattcaaatcaaataaaaatattacttaaTCATGATTCTTAATTTATCAGATTCTCCCCCTTTTCATCCATCGTCAACTACTCCGTGATTGATGGATGAGACCGAGCCTAGAAATCCGAGTAATTTATTTATGCatattttgatctatttaattcataatttgCTGTAGATTTGtaagaagggaaaaaatcaGGAGAACcagcatttcttttcttttttatatatataattcattgttataattattttaattaaatataattataattgtttttcagaATACTTTTCActgagaaatatattaaaataataattttttatttttaaacagaCGGACAGAAAGAGTAAAGTAAccggaaaataataatataaacctCATAATTAGACCTCCAATATTCgaagaaatagaaaacaaaaaatcctCATCAACTCTTGAAATATGATAATAAAGGGCTTAAAGACAGCACATATACCCCTTTTTTATGTGGGAGAAATAATCATGGTATGATCATAAGCCTCCTCCAACTACTTCACATGAATctataagaaaataagaaataaaattaaaaataaacatataattatTGAACCACACCAACAGATACACCAACCCTGCATGTTATTTGCTTTCTTGTCAACAGCAAGCCCTCCATGTTTCCTACCTTCCTTGCTTCATTTCGAAGATTAAGATTGTTTTTgcgatttatttcttttaatatttttagattatttaaaaaaaagctataaaagctatgtaaaaaataaatttaaaaaatttaaaatatttgaaaatcacTCATTACCCCCGTACCAAACACAGCTTAAcatccaagaaaaaataattgacgcACCTTCCATTTTCATGTCACTTCCCTTCTTGTTTCTCCAATGAAATGTCGCCAGAAATCAATCTCCATTATCATGGTTGGTGCTACTTTTGACCttacaaataattaattgattttacatTTTGAGATCACAACTATGATTATTATATCTTCACatacaagaacaagaacaagaacagaTAGCATTATTTTATCACCTATACCTTTCTCTAAGAAAACgaaaagaaataatttcttGTCTCCTGTCAGCTCCTTTCATCAATATAGACTTGGATGGCCTCAGTTCATCATCATGTACCCAACACAAGAGCCTTTTCCTCTCTccctcccctctctctctctagccaAAGAAAAACCAGACACATCAAGAACCATGAGACCCAACAAAAACCAATCTCCCATTAACATCAAGATCATCACCCTCAGTttattctttcttctcttccttgTGCTGGTAGCTTGGTCAAGCTTCTCATCTCCGAGATCAAATCCATCCCCCAAAGCAGAAAATGATGACCTAACAAACCCATCATCAAGTCTGTCCACTGATGAAGAAGATCAGCCCAAACCATCAACACCAGCCTGCCCTTCTCTTCCCCTGACACCAACATGCACCAAAACCCCACCTTCTTTAGCCAATGCTCTTGTCCATTACGTTACAACGAACATCACCCCACAACAAACCCTCAAAGAAATCTCGGTCACATTAAGGGTCCTGGAGAAAAAGTCACCTTGCAATTTCCTAGTCTTTGGTCTTGGTCATGACAGTCTAATGTGGACTTCCCTAAATCATGGTGGCCGAACTGTTTTCCTGGAAGAAGACAAGGCTTGGATTGAGCAAATCACAGAGAAACTGCCCTCTTTAGAGGCCTACCATGTGACGTACGACACCAGAGTGCATCAGGCAGATGGGCTCATGGAGACAGGAATGGGAGATGAATGCAAAGTTGTAAGCGACCCCAGATTCTCCAAGTGCCAGCTTGCTCTTAAAGGGTTCCCTAGTGATATTTATGACATGGAATGGGACTTGATCATGGTGGATGCACCCACTGGGTATCATGACGAGGCACCAGGGAGGATGACTGCAATCTACACGGCTGGATTGATGGCTAGGAACAGAGAGAATGGAGAGACTGATGTGTTTGTGCATGATGTTGATAGAGTTGTGGAGGATAAATTCTCCAAGGCTTTTCTTTGTGAAGGATACTTGACTGAGCAGGAAGGGAGGTTGAGGCATTTCATCATTCCTAGTCATAAAACTCGTTCGGGCAGACCTTTTTGTCCTTAGAGTTCCCCATCTCTCTTTTCTGCTTAGATCTGTTGTTATTGTTTCTCCTGATCTTGTTTCttgtcatataaaatataaatttctgggcaaagggttttttcttttcatatatgtattttatattgttcccaattaattaatttctcttcCCTCGGattctcttttaattaatttggttagttttttctatatatatatatatatatatattcggatTGTTGCAGCGGTTTTTTTAGAAgaccaaataaatcaaattgaaatactAATGAGTAAATGATGGTTAttgttaattgaatatattttacagtaaataatttgtattataaacTTCTTTATATTAGCCTTGTCACATGAGTCTGTGTTAGGGAATAACTAATTTgtctaattttaatattatcaactTAAagtgtaaacaaaaaaaacatcatcaattaaaaaaatcaataattaattatcacaACATTAAACAGTTTGGTTAAATTGTTGCGGTCAAACatatagaatattatttttttaattttttttaattttaccctttaccaattcaattttgtttttagtttttttttcaattttattttttaatattagattgttttggaaattatacttcgtaattttttttatttcttttttattggacTATATACCGTTCtcatggatttaattttttttaaatatcaagtgTTCTTAAAGATCATTATAATGTTAaagcatttaaaataaatgcagataaaactaaatataaatgctttataatttattttgatttattttctataaaattattttaatctcatgatccagatcatgaatttgataggttaatccATGCTAGCTcgtatcatttttttaatatgtttcttttaattgaaaattttccaatgttttatttcaatattaggttgattagaaattaaattttataatttatttctatttgttttcaatGAGGTTATTAAAATCTTATGATCCAGGTTGTGAATTTAAAATGTCAATCTGGATTAATTCGAGTTGATCCAATATCTTTTTGTCTCAATATTTAATaagaatatcatttttaatttttttagttaaactatatttataCTGGTTATCTGGGTTGCTTTTAAATCTATTAGGTAAACCGAGTCATatcaaattaatctttatataatttaaataattattttacaaaagaaaacatgATAGTAATAtctaagtaatttttattttttacattcaaaAGAATTGATCTCACCCGCAtcctaacttaaaaaaaaaaacatataatatatatctgAAAAAACATAGGTGGCTATAATAAGGCCACCCAAGGTATACTTACTAGAGGGAAAAGGACAATCCAAGGTCAGTATTAGCATAAAAGGAAAACGTTGAGTAATGATAGTACACATGCACACatctaacaaaaatatatagcatgtgggttttttttttaattgtatcactatatataatttattatgaattattataataaaattattattttattctttgatagAGAAAATGACGCCTGTAtgctcttttttcatttttgttttgcacaataaaattatgtttttaccaTCATAGttgacaaaaattataattattgaccaatggtgtttttatcttttcacaaacattaaaacaataaatatactTCTTTgcccttaaattaaaaaaaaaacttgagttattgaccaagagtttttttatttttcccttattaggctataattaaaatacatcTTTGTccttagaaaagacaaaaaaaaaaaataaagtatgcatttaagagtgtttttgtcatttcacatgagtttatttgtaattttcaggGTTAAGAGgggcattttgatatttttattttgaattttgaattt
Coding sequences within it:
- the LOC133670181 gene encoding glucuronoxylan 4-O-methyltransferase 3-like, whose protein sequence is MYPTQEPFPLSLPSLSLAKEKPDTSRTMRPNKNQSPINIKIITLSLFFLLFLVLVAWSSFSSPRSNPSPKAENDDLTNPSSSLSTDEEDQPKPSTPACPSLPLTPTCTKTPPSLANALVHYVTTNITPQQTLKEISVTLRVLEKKSPCNFLVFGLGHDSLMWTSLNHGGRTVFLEEDKAWIEQITEKLPSLEAYHVTYDTRVHQADGLMETGMGDECKVVSDPRFSKCQLALKGFPSDIYDMEWDLIMVDAPTGYHDEAPGRMTAIYTAGLMARNRENGETDVFVHDVDRVVEDKFSKAFLCEGYLTEQEGRLRHFIIPSHKTRSGRPFCP
- the LOC133669467 gene encoding uncharacterized protein LOC133669467, whose product is MSLLSPKSSPFSLHPSTTSPAPNNSFSFPLTSIPVSTLNHKHPLKFFSNRSWLSLRKRFHVKSPDSDSTESVSASSDGSSSSSSTTSFLSFLCPLLKLFSAGDPSQERNYTLEVATSSLSTLARLPWGSRSLSENLNNQETTISDPPKPLQLYEFEACPFCRRVREAMTELDLSTEVYPCPKGSVRHREIVRKIGGKEQFPFLVDPNTGVSIYESGDIVKYLFQQYGKGRSPSMGLLESTLFTGWMPTILRAGRGMTLWEKARLDPPSKKLELFSFENNPYARLVREALCELELPYILQNVGTGSQRTKLLVDASGFQEVPYLIDPNTGAEIGDYKKILAYLFQTYSAAAT
- the LOC133669468 gene encoding peroxiredoxin-2E, chloroplastic-like — translated: MAASISISRLILSSPTQISTTAATAKSFLSSLPLKPNRLPKPLRTTTRKFSTISATISVGDKLPEATLSYFDSEGELQTTTISSLTSGKKSILFAVPGAFTPTCSQKHLPGFVEKSAELKSKGVDTIACISVNDAFVMKAWKEDLGIKDDGVLLLSDGNGDFTKAIGCELDLSDKPVGLGVRSRRYALLAEDGVVKVLNLEEGGAFTSSGAEDMLKAL